The genomic stretch TCCTGCAACTTACGATTTAATTCATCCACACGAACCAGAATATCGGATTGATAATTATTAAACTGATTATTTCGATGATGAGGGGTAGCAACAATTGTATGGATATTTTGTTCTACTGCTGCTTTTGCCATTTCAATGCTATTTTCTAAAGTTCGCGCCCCATCATCCACTCCTGGTAGTATGTGACAGTGAATATCAATCATATTTTCTCACCTTTCTACTTCCATTAAGAAGGAAAATTACAATGACCATTGTCCTAGGTGGACAACGAAAATATATCCTCGAATAACGAGGATATATTGCCATACTGTTAACTTCCATAATAGTAATATGTGTTTGATTTTTTCTGTGCAACATCGTTCAACACTACACCGAGCATCTTTGCATGAGCTGGTTCTAAAAGTTCCTTCGCCTTCTGAATTGCATCATATTCTGTCTGCTCACTCCTGGCTACAATAATAGAACCATCACATATATTTGCTAAAATTTGAGCATCAGTAACAGCTAATACAGGCGGTGTATCAAAAACTATTACATCATAGGTTTCTTGTGCTATTTGCAACATTTGCTTCATTGCTTTAGACCCTAAAAGTTCAGATGGGTTAGGTGGGATAGGTCCGCAAGTTAATATGTCTAAATTAGGAACATCGGTTTCTTTTACCGTTTCTTCTAATGTTTTCTCACCAACAAGTACAGTACTAAGTCCAATTCTATTATCGAGCTTGAACGTATAATGTACTGTCGGTTTTCTCAAATCTCCATCAATTAAAAGAATTTTTTTTCCTTGCTGTGCAAAAACAACACCTAAATTTGCAGTAGTAGAAGATTTACCTTCCGATGGGCCAGAGGAAGTTACAAGTAAGGTACTCAACTCTTGGTCGACAGATGCAAATTCAATGTTTGTTCTAATTGTACGATACTGCTCAGAAATCGGAGACTTTGGATTGAACTTTGTAATGAGAGACCGGACATTTGATTTAAACTGTTTTTTTCTTTTGGCCATTGTAATCTCTCCTAACTTGACTGCGTTTTTCCCTTGGATTATAGTGATTGTTTGTTTGCATATCTTCCTCGGTCATGTGGCTGATAATCCCGATAACTGGGACACCTATTCGTTTTTCAACATCAGCTTCGGTTTTGACTGTATTGTCCAAGTATTCCAATAGAAAAGCTAACCCAATACTTACCATCGCACCTAACACAAGTGCAATCGTTGTATTTAAAAGAATATTCGGACTAGTAGCTGATGGATTATCAACAGCCTCAGCTAGTGATAACGTTTTTACGTTCTCCAAGTTCATTAACTCTGGAATCTCTTTTTGGAAAACTTCTACTGTTGTATTAGCAAGATCAGCTGCTGCTTCCTGACTAATATCTGTTGCTGTAACAGTAATAATTTGTGTATCTGCTTCAGAAG from Terribacillus sp. DMT04 encodes the following:
- a CDS encoding CpsD/CapB family tyrosine-protein kinase produces the protein MAKRKKQFKSNVRSLITKFNPKSPISEQYRTIRTNIEFASVDQELSTLLVTSSGPSEGKSSTTANLGVVFAQQGKKILLIDGDLRKPTVHYTFKLDNRIGLSTVLVGEKTLEETVKETDVPNLDILTCGPIPPNPSELLGSKAMKQMLQIAQETYDVIVFDTPPVLAVTDAQILANICDGSIIVARSEQTEYDAIQKAKELLEPAHAKMLGVVLNDVAQKKSNTYYYYGS
- a CDS encoding YveK family protein translates to MEETISLKEIFAVLRKRLLMILSLIIAFAAIALLISYFLITPTYKASASVVVNQEENVDVSSLNNAIQSNISLINTYKIVMTSPVILDEVAKEMNLSLSSDAIAEKLEVASEADTQIITVTATDISQEAAADLANTTVEVFQKEIPELMNLENVKTLSLAEAVDNPSATSPNILLNTTIALVLGAMVSIGLAFLLEYLDNTVKTEADVEKRIGVPVIGIISHMTEEDMQTNNHYNPREKRSQVRRDYNGQKKKTV